Proteins from a single region of Nerophis ophidion isolate RoL-2023_Sa linkage group LG10, RoL_Noph_v1.0, whole genome shotgun sequence:
- the rasl11a gene encoding ras-like protein family member 11A-like — protein sequence MRLTGSGDPAAPGAMSSSGSANFLLVPIPEYPLLDCVPNKTVKIVVLGASNVGKTALIVRFLTKRFIGDYEANTGALYSRKVTLDGEEVSLQIQDTPCVALQDDAEGLYCQEQINRSIYWADGYVLVFSITDHSSYRTIQPLYQHVRRIHPSGNIPVMLIGNKSDLLRARQVPADEGETLASSLGGVYFEASARENHDGVHTAFLHLCQEVFRALGGGNGEKRKGGLHLARPKSPNMQELKRRFRQVLSSKVKSATNL from the exons ATGCGGCTGACCGGATCAGGGGACCCTGCTGCACCGGGAGCCATGAGCAGCAGCGGGTCCGCTAACTTTCTGCTGGTTCCCATCCCGGAGTACCCCCTGCTGGACTGCGTGCCCAACAAGACGGTGAAGATCGTGGTGCTGGGAGCCAGCAACGTCGGCAAAACTG CACTCATCGTCAGGTTCCTCACAAAGCGCTTCATCGGCGACTATGAAGCCAACACCG GAGCGCTCTACTCCAGAAAGGTCACACTGGACGGAGAGGAAGTGTCGCTTCAAATCCAGGACACACCCTGCGTGGCCCTGCAG GACGATGCTGAAGGCCTCTACTGCCAGGAGCAGATCAACAG GTCCATCTACTGGGCCGACGGCTACGTGCTGGTCTTCTCCATCACCGACCACAGCAGCTATCGCACCATCCAGCCTCTGTACCAGCACGTCAGACGCATCCACCCGTCTGGAAACATTCCTGTCATGCTG ATAGGCAACAAGAGCGACCTGCTGAGAGCCCGACAAGTGCCGGCGGATGAAGGCGAGACGTTAGCGTCCTCTCTAG GGGGTGTTTACTTCGAGGCCTCGGCCAGGGAGAACCATGATGGCGTCCACACGGCCTTCCTCCATCTCTGTCAAGAG GTATTCCGGGCGTTGGGGGGCGGCAACGGAGAGAAACGCAAAGGAGGCCTCCACCTGGCTCGGCCCAAGTCTCCCAACATGCAGGAGCTGAAGAGGAGGTTCAGGCAGGTCCTCTCCTCCAAAGTGAAATCAGCCACCAATCTCTGA